A stretch of Henckelia pumila isolate YLH828 chromosome 4, ASM3356847v2, whole genome shotgun sequence DNA encodes these proteins:
- the LOC140864173 gene encoding protein neprosin-like, producing the protein MFMDMKSRVFCWWCVYLFLILYLGTATGSGMSRRNLEVMKHLNRLNKPAIKSIESPDGDVIDCVLISQQPAFDHPFLKTHTIQMRPNYSPEGIFSETKKVGSSEEIIQMWHMNGRCPEGTIPIRRNREEDVLRASSVKRYGKKKHRSIPRPRPAAPEPDLINQNGHQHAIAYVEGDQYYGAKATINVWDPSIQQPNEFSLSQLWILGGSFASDLNSIEAGWQVSPDLYGDNNTRLFTYWTSDAYQATGCYNLLCSGFIQINNEIAMGASIYPISSYLNNQYDISILVWKDPKEGNWWMQFGNDYVLGYWPAFLFSYLSDSASMIEWGGEVVNSASDGQHTTTQMGSGRFPEEGFGKSSYFRNIQIVDESNNLRTPKDVGIFTEQSSCYDIQLGRNGEWGNYFYYGGPGRNANCP; encoded by the exons ATGTTTATGGATATGAAATCGAGGGTCTTTTGTTGGTGGTGTGTTTACCTTTTCTTGATACTGTACTTGGGAACTGCTACTGGTTCTGGCATGAGTCGCCGAAATCTTGAAGTTATGAAGCATCTGAATCGTTTGAACAAACCCGCTATCAAGTCCATCGAG AGCCCAGATGGTGATGTTATAGATTGTGTTCTTATTTCTCAACAGCCAGCTTTTGATCATCCTTTTCTCAAAACTCACACAATTCAG ATGAGGCCTAATTATAGCCCTGAAGGCATATTTAGTGAGACCAAAAAAGTGGGGAGTTCTGAGGAAATTATTCAGATGTGGCATATGAATGGGAGGTGTCCGGAGGGAACTATCCCTATTAGAAGAAATAGGGAAGAAGATGTTCTTAGAGCAAGTTCTGTCAAAAGATATGGCAAGAAAAAGCACAGAAGTATACCCAGACCAAGGCCGGCCGCTCCAGAACCTGACCTTATAAATCAAAATGGGCATCAG CATGCCATAGCCTATGTTGAGGGAGACCAATATTATGGAGCAAAGGCAACAATTAATGTATGGGATCCCAGCATTCAGCAGCCAAATGAATTTAGCTTATCCCAGTTGTGGATTCTTGGAGGTTCTTTTGCCTCAGATCTTAATAGTATCGAGGCTGGTTGGCag GTTAGCCCAGATTTATATGGTGACAACAACACGAGACTTTTTACCTATTGGACT AGTGATGCATATCAAGCCACAGGCTGCTACAACTTGCTGTGCTCTGGCTTTATTCAAATTAACAATGAAATAGCAATGGGAGCCAGCATCTATCCAATATCTAGTTATCTCAATAATCAATATGACATCAGCATACTTGTCTGGAAG GACCCCAAAGAGGGGAACTGGTGGATGCAATTTGGAAATGACTATGTACTAGGATATTGGCCAGCCTTCTTGTTTTCCTACTTATCGGACAGTGCTTCGATGATCGAATGGGGAGGTGAAGTAGTGAACTCAGCATCCGATGGACAACACACGACGACACAGATGGGGAGCGGCCGTTTTCCCGAAGAGGGATTCGGTAAATCAAGTTATTTCAGAAACATTCAGATCGTTGACGAATCGAACAACTTGAGGACTCCTAAAGATGTTGGCATTTTCACCGAACAGTCCAGTTGCTACGATATTCAACTCGGAAGGAATGGTGAATGGGGCAACTATTTTTACTATGGAGGGCCTGGGAGGAACGCGAATTGCCCGTGA